The Bacteroides acidifaciens genome includes a region encoding these proteins:
- a CDS encoding DUF2721 domain-containing protein → MEELTLTTPTLLFSAVSLILLAYTNRFLSYAQLVRQLRDRYMENPSDITVAQIENLRKRLNLTRTMQGLGIASLLLCVVSMFFIYIGLQLLSAYVFGVALLLLIASLGVSFREIQISTRSLEIYLGTMEKGKKNKK, encoded by the coding sequence ATGGAAGAACTGACTCTCACTACTCCTACCCTGCTTTTCTCAGCAGTTTCTCTGATTTTATTGGCTTATACCAATCGTTTCTTATCGTATGCACAGCTCGTACGCCAACTGCGCGACCGCTACATGGAGAATCCTTCGGATATCACCGTAGCGCAAATCGAGAATTTACGGAAACGGTTGAATCTCACCCGCACGATGCAAGGGTTGGGGATCGCAAGCCTGCTTCTCTGTGTGGTCAGCATGTTTTTTATCTATATCGGGTTGCAACTGCTCTCTGCCTATGTGTTCGGAGTGGCTTTGTTGTTGCTTATCGCTTCTCTTGGCGTATCTTTCCGTGAAATACAGATATCCACCCGTTCGCTGGAAATTTATCTGGGAACGATGGAGAAAGGGAAAAAGAATAAAAAGTAA
- a CDS encoding DUF4348 domain-containing protein has product MKKLIAGVILLSMLGSCGNKINKIDPFASITQEVDSIRHQADSIPEDKLPEEPQPIQADESFDDFIYNFASDEVLQRQRVKFPLPYYNGEKKSEIDEHHWKHDNLFTKQHYYTLLFDKEEDMDLVGDTSLTSVQVEWIFVKTRMMKRYYFERIKGAWILEAINLRPIEQNDNENFVEFFGRFATDSLFQSQRVNDPLAFVTSDPDDDFSILETSLDLNQWFAFKPELPSERLSNINYGQRNADNSTMKILALKGIGNGFSNILYFRRKAGEWKLYKFEDTSI; this is encoded by the coding sequence ATGAAAAAACTAATCGCAGGGGTCATATTGCTCAGCATGCTGGGTTCTTGTGGCAACAAGATAAACAAGATTGACCCCTTCGCATCTATTACTCAAGAGGTGGATTCAATCCGGCATCAAGCCGATTCTATCCCCGAAGATAAATTGCCGGAAGAGCCGCAGCCTATACAGGCTGACGAATCTTTCGACGATTTTATCTATAATTTTGCTTCCGATGAAGTGTTACAGCGTCAGCGTGTGAAATTCCCGTTGCCCTACTACAATGGAGAAAAAAAGTCGGAAATCGACGAACATCATTGGAAGCACGACAACTTGTTTACCAAACAACACTATTATACGCTCTTGTTTGATAAGGAAGAAGACATGGACTTGGTAGGAGACACCTCGCTCACGTCTGTACAGGTCGAATGGATATTTGTCAAGACACGGATGATGAAGCGATATTATTTTGAGCGTATCAAAGGCGCATGGATACTGGAAGCAATCAACCTGCGCCCTATCGAGCAGAATGACAACGAGAACTTTGTCGAGTTTTTCGGTCGTTTTGCCACTGACAGCCTTTTTCAGAGTCAGCGTGTGAATGACCCGTTGGCTTTCGTCACCAGCGACCCGGACGATGACTTCTCCATACTGGAAACGAGTCTCGACCTGAACCAATGGTTTGCCTTCAAGCCCGAACTGCCTTCCGAACGCCTTTCCAACATCAACTACGGACAACGGAACGCCGATAACTCCACGATGAAAATCCTGGCATTGAAGGGCATCGGCAACGGTTTTTCCAACATCCTTTATTTCCGCCGGAAAGCCGGAGAATGGAAACTGTATAAATTTGAAGATACAAGCATATAA
- a CDS encoding NAD-dependent epimerase/dehydratase family protein — protein MKHILIIGATGQIGSELTMELRKRYGNANVVAGYIPGAEPKGELKESGPSAIADVTDAEAIASVVKEYQIDTIYNLAALLSVVAESKPKLAWKIGIDGLWNVLEVAREQGCAVFTPSSIGSFGATTPHTQTPQDTIQRPRTMYGVTKVTTELLSDYYFNKYGVDTRAVRFPGIISNVTPPGGGTTDYAVDIYYSAVKGEKFVCPIKQGTLMDMMYMPDALNAAITLMEADPTKLIHRNAFNIASMSFDPETIYQAIKKHVPQFEMVYDIDPLKQRIADSWPDSLDDTCAREEWGWKPAYDLESMTVDMLEKLREKLK, from the coding sequence ATGAAACACATTTTGATTATTGGAGCCACTGGACAGATAGGCTCCGAACTAACGATGGAGCTACGTAAACGTTACGGAAATGCAAATGTAGTAGCTGGTTACATCCCGGGTGCAGAACCTAAAGGAGAGTTGAAAGAGTCCGGGCCGTCAGCTATTGCGGATGTGACGGATGCAGAAGCTATCGCTTCTGTGGTGAAAGAGTATCAGATTGATACGATTTATAATCTTGCCGCGCTGTTGTCGGTCGTGGCAGAGTCGAAGCCCAAGCTGGCTTGGAAAATCGGTATCGACGGGTTATGGAATGTACTGGAAGTTGCGCGCGAACAAGGATGCGCTGTTTTCACTCCCAGTTCTATCGGTTCTTTCGGTGCGACAACGCCGCATACACAAACACCGCAGGACACTATCCAGCGTCCTCGTACGATGTACGGAGTCACTAAAGTAACCACAGAGTTGCTGAGCGACTATTATTTTAACAAATACGGTGTCGACACTCGCGCTGTCCGTTTTCCGGGCATTATCTCGAACGTGACGCCTCCCGGTGGCGGAACCACCGACTATGCTGTCGATATTTATTACTCGGCAGTAAAAGGAGAGAAATTCGTGTGCCCCATCAAACAAGGCACCCTGATGGATATGATGTATATGCCGGATGCGCTCAACGCAGCCATTACGCTGATGGAAGCCGACCCGACAAAATTGATACACCGCAATGCTTTCAATATCGCCTCTATGAGTTTCGACCCGGAGACGATTTATCAGGCAATCAAGAAGCACGTGCCGCAATTCGAGATGGTTTATGACATCGACCCCTTGAAGCAGCGCATCGCCGACAGTTGGCCCGATAGCCTGGACGACACTTGTGCTCGTGAAGAGTGGGGGTGGAAGCCGGCTTACGATTTGGAAAGCATGACAGTGGATATGCTTGAAAAGTTAAGAGAGAAATTGAAATAA
- a CDS encoding MBL fold metallo-hydrolase, whose protein sequence is MKVRIIGSGTSTGVPQIGCTCAVCTSADPKDNRLRASAIVETDDARILIDCGPDFREQVLHLPYERIDGVLITHEHYDHVGGLDDLRPFCRFGSVPIYAEEYVAKALRLRMPYCFVDHRYPGVPDIPLQEIEPGQRFSINQTGALPLRVMHGRLPILGYRIGKLGYITDMLTMPEESFEQLAGIDVLIMNALRIAPHPTHQSLEEALAVAQRIQAKKTYFIHMSHDMGLHAEVERELPDDIHLAYDGLEIHL, encoded by the coding sequence ATGAAAGTAAGAATCATAGGAAGTGGAACATCGACGGGAGTGCCCCAAATAGGCTGTACATGCGCAGTCTGTACTTCTGCCGACCCGAAAGATAACCGTTTGCGTGCATCCGCCATCGTAGAGACAGACGACGCACGGATACTGATAGACTGCGGTCCCGATTTCCGGGAACAAGTATTGCATCTCCCTTACGAACGGATAGACGGCGTGCTCATAACGCATGAGCACTACGACCACGTAGGCGGACTGGATGATTTGCGTCCCTTCTGCCGCTTCGGTTCCGTGCCGATTTATGCCGAAGAATATGTAGCGAAAGCATTGCGACTGCGCATGCCCTATTGTTTCGTAGACCATCGTTATCCCGGCGTGCCCGACATCCCTTTGCAGGAAATAGAACCGGGGCAGCGCTTCTCCATAAATCAGACCGGGGCGCTTCCCCTGCGCGTGATGCACGGACGCTTGCCGATTCTGGGCTACCGCATCGGGAAGCTGGGTTATATCACCGATATGTTGACCATGCCCGAAGAATCTTTTGAACAATTGGCGGGGATAGATGTTTTGATAATGAATGCACTACGGATTGCCCCGCATCCCACGCATCAGAGCTTGGAAGAAGCATTGGCAGTCGCGCAGCGTATTCAGGCGAAGAAAACCTACTTTATACATATGAGCCATGATATGGGTTTGCATGCCGAGGTTGAACGGGAGCTCCCGGACGATATTCACCTGGCATATGACGGATTGGAAATCCATCTCTGA
- the kbl gene encoding glycine C-acetyltransferase, whose protein sequence is MYGKMQEFLSQTLAEIKEAGLYKEERLIESAQQAAITVKGKEVLNFCANNYLGLSNHPRLIKASQEMMNRRGYGMSSVRFICGTQDIHKELEAAISDYFQTEDTILYAACFDANGGVFEPLFTEEDAIISDSLNHASIIDGVRLCKAKRYRYANADMKDLEKCLQEAQAQRFRIVVTDGVFSMDGNVAPMDQICDLAEKYDALVMVDESHSAGVVGATGHGVSELYKTHGRVDIYTGTLGKAFGGALGGFTTGRKEIIDLLRQRSRPYLFSNSLAPGIIGASLEVFKMLKESNALHDKLVENVNYFRDKMTAAGFDIKPTQSAICAVMLYDAKLSQIYAARMQEEGIYVTGFYYPVVPKEQARIRVQISAGHEKEHLDKCIAAFIKVGKELGVLK, encoded by the coding sequence ATGTACGGTAAAATGCAAGAATTCCTCAGCCAGACATTGGCTGAAATCAAGGAAGCCGGGCTTTACAAAGAAGAACGACTGATTGAAAGTGCGCAGCAAGCTGCCATCACTGTAAAAGGTAAAGAAGTACTGAACTTCTGCGCTAACAACTATCTGGGACTGTCCAATCACCCACGACTGATTAAGGCGTCCCAAGAAATGATGAACCGACGCGGATACGGTATGTCGTCCGTCCGTTTCATCTGTGGAACACAAGATATACACAAGGAACTGGAAGCCGCTATCTCTGATTATTTCCAAACGGAAGATACGATTCTGTATGCTGCCTGCTTCGACGCGAACGGCGGGGTATTCGAACCGCTTTTCACCGAAGAGGATGCCATCATCTCGGATTCACTGAACCATGCTTCTATTATCGACGGTGTACGTCTGTGCAAGGCTAAACGGTATCGTTATGCCAATGCGGACATGAAGGACTTGGAAAAATGCCTGCAAGAGGCACAGGCACAGCGTTTCCGCATTGTCGTGACCGATGGTGTGTTCTCTATGGACGGCAACGTTGCTCCGATGGACCAGATTTGTGACCTCGCCGAGAAGTATGACGCGCTGGTGATGGTGGACGAGTCTCACTCTGCCGGTGTGGTAGGTGCTACGGGACATGGCGTAAGCGAACTATACAAGACTCACGGACGTGTGGATATTTATACCGGTACATTAGGCAAGGCTTTCGGCGGTGCGCTGGGCGGATTTACTACCGGCCGGAAGGAGATTATTGATTTGCTGCGCCAACGCAGCCGTCCGTACCTGTTCTCCAACTCATTGGCTCCGGGAATTATCGGTGCAAGCCTTGAGGTATTCAAGATGCTGAAAGAGAGCAATGCACTGCATGACAAGCTCGTTGAAAACGTAAATTATTTCCGCGACAAGATGACAGCTGCGGGATTCGACATCAAGCCGACTCAGAGTGCTATCTGTGCTGTGATGCTGTATGACGCGAAGTTGTCGCAGATTTATGCCGCACGTATGCAGGAAGAAGGTATCTATGTGACGGGATTCTATTATCCGGTGGTTCCGAAAGAACAAGCACGTATCCGCGTGCAGATTTCGGCAGGACACGAGAAGGAACATCTCGACAAATGTATCGCTGCCTTTATCAAAGTAGGTAAAGAACTCGGCGTACTTAAATAA
- the murB gene encoding UDP-N-acetylmuramate dehydrogenase translates to MYSLLSHNTFGIDVSAARFLEYASVEELQQQIVQGAVTTPFLHIGGGSNLLFTRDYDGLILHSRIKGIEVTEEDERTVSVRVGAGVVWDDFVAFCVAHGWYGAENLSLIPGEVGASAVQNIGAYGVEVKDLITAVETVNIQGDQRVYSIEECGYVYRNSIFKRPENKSVFVTYVRFRLSKEEHYTLDYGTIRQELGKYPALTLSVVRKVIIGIRESKLPDPKVTGNAGSFFMNPIVPKEKLLELQQEYPQIPYYELSDSRVKIPAGWMIDQCGWKGKALGPAAVHDKQALVLVNRGGAKGSDIIALSDAVRASVREKFGIDIHPEVNFV, encoded by the coding sequence ATGTACTCCCTTTTGTCTCACAATACATTCGGCATTGATGTCAGTGCCGCCCGTTTTTTAGAATATGCTTCAGTTGAAGAGTTGCAACAACAGATTGTGCAAGGTGCCGTTACGACACCTTTTTTGCATATAGGCGGCGGCAGCAACCTGCTGTTTACCAGAGACTATGACGGGCTGATACTCCATTCGCGCATCAAAGGTATCGAAGTGACGGAAGAAGATGAGCGCACCGTATCCGTGCGGGTAGGGGCGGGCGTCGTATGGGACGACTTCGTGGCATTCTGCGTGGCACACGGATGGTATGGAGCAGAAAATCTCTCCTTGATTCCCGGTGAAGTGGGAGCGAGCGCCGTGCAGAATATCGGAGCCTACGGTGTCGAAGTGAAAGACCTGATAACCGCCGTAGAGACAGTGAACATTCAAGGTGACCAACGTGTTTACTCCATAGAAGAATGTGGATATGTCTACCGCAACAGCATCTTCAAGCGTCCTGAGAATAAGTCGGTCTTTGTCACCTACGTGCGATTCCGGCTTAGCAAGGAAGAACATTACACATTGGACTACGGAACCATCCGCCAGGAACTTGGCAAATACCCTGCACTGACGCTGTCGGTAGTCCGGAAAGTAATCATTGGCATTCGCGAAAGCAAGCTGCCCGACCCGAAAGTGACGGGAAATGCAGGCAGTTTCTTTATGAACCCCATCGTTCCTAAAGAAAAACTGCTGGAACTGCAACAAGAATATCCGCAGATACCTTATTACGAACTGTCCGATAGTCGGGTCAAAATCCCTGCGGGATGGATGATAGACCAATGCGGATGGAAAGGAAAAGCCCTGGGCCCTGCGGCAGTGCACGATAAACAGGCACTTGTCCTTGTGAATCGGGGCGGAGCGAAAGGCAGTGACATTATTGCGCTTTCGGATGCAGTGAGAGCTTCCGTACGTGAGAAGTTCGGCATCGACATTCATCCCGAAGTAAATTTTGTCTGA
- a CDS encoding DUF3352 domain-containing protein — translation MKLRTIVKIAVTSSVVLLCAGFALYSFFKLSAAEGQKDFNLYELVPTTASAVFATDDVLEFVTEIDGLTCSKNHEYLHVSKLFSYLKQSLYALSEDSPHGLSRQMNQMLISFHEPDNDRNQVLYCRLGNGDRELIDRFTQKYISPLYPPKKFDYKGEEIMIYPLSDGDFLACYLTPDFMALSFQKKLVEDVIDVYKKGGSLADDPTFTGVLAPKKSTTVATIYTRVNGMMGWTEFDMKMKDDFIYFTGVSHDADTCFNFINLLRQQESVKGFPGEVLPSTAFYFSRQSITDWASLLSYGDMQAYATAGRTAEVQERNRELSRYLMENTGHDLVACLFQREDTLQGAAAVLSLSVLDVTEAERMLRLLVNSAPAEEGVKMPRITFCYTANKVYPVYRLPQTTLFTQLTTFVEPTSHMYAVFYGGRLLLAPDEDSLARYIRQLDKGDVLDGAIAYRAGMDSLSDSYHFMLMADFDHLFHQAEKQVHFVPDFFLRNSGFFRNFILFAQFSCADGVVYPNIVLWYKAE, via the coding sequence ATGAAACTTCGTACGATAGTGAAAATAGCGGTCACTTCTTCTGTTGTACTCTTGTGCGCAGGTTTCGCATTATACTCTTTTTTCAAACTGTCGGCAGCCGAAGGGCAGAAGGATTTCAACCTCTACGAACTGGTGCCGACCACCGCTTCCGCAGTATTTGCAACCGATGACGTGCTCGAGTTTGTCACCGAAATAGACGGTTTGACGTGTAGCAAGAACCACGAATATCTACATGTCTCCAAACTTTTCTCTTACCTAAAACAGTCACTCTATGCACTTTCGGAAGACAGTCCCCACGGCTTGAGCCGGCAAATGAATCAAATGTTGATTAGCTTCCACGAGCCGGATAACGACCGTAATCAAGTGCTTTATTGCCGTTTGGGAAATGGAGACAGGGAATTGATTGACAGATTCACGCAGAAATACATCTCGCCGCTCTACCCACCGAAGAAGTTTGACTACAAAGGAGAGGAAATAATGATTTACCCCCTGTCGGACGGTGATTTCCTTGCCTGCTACCTGACACCCGATTTCATGGCGCTGAGTTTTCAAAAGAAACTGGTGGAAGACGTCATTGATGTCTATAAGAAAGGCGGTTCACTGGCGGACGACCCTACGTTCACGGGAGTGCTTGCTCCGAAGAAAAGTACGACTGTTGCCACTATATACACTCGTGTGAACGGCATGATGGGATGGACGGAGTTCGATATGAAGATGAAGGACGATTTTATTTATTTTACAGGAGTCAGCCATGACGCCGATACCTGCTTTAACTTTATCAACCTGCTCCGCCAACAGGAATCCGTGAAAGGATTTCCGGGTGAAGTGTTGCCTTCTACCGCTTTTTATTTCAGCAGACAAAGCATCACGGACTGGGCGTCCTTGCTCTCTTACGGAGACATGCAGGCATATGCGACCGCAGGCCGTACTGCCGAGGTGCAGGAAAGAAACCGGGAGTTATCGCGCTATCTGATGGAGAATACCGGACACGATTTGGTGGCCTGCCTGTTTCAACGGGAAGACACGCTGCAGGGGGCGGCGGCTGTTCTGAGTCTGTCTGTGCTGGACGTGACGGAAGCGGAACGGATGTTGCGCTTACTTGTCAACTCAGCTCCTGCCGAAGAAGGGGTGAAGATGCCTCGTATAACTTTTTGTTATACCGCCAATAAGGTATATCCCGTCTATCGCTTACCTCAAACAACGTTGTTTACGCAACTAACCACTTTTGTGGAACCGACATCGCATATGTATGCCGTATTCTATGGCGGGCGTCTATTGCTGGCTCCCGATGAAGACAGCCTGGCGCGCTACATACGCCAGTTGGATAAAGGCGATGTACTTGATGGAGCGATAGCGTATCGGGCGGGAATGGATAGCCTCTCCGATTCTTATCATTTCATGCTGATGGCAGACTTCGACCACCTGTTCCATCAGGCGGAAAAACAAGTCCATTTCGTGCCGGATTTCTTCCTGCGCAACTCCGGCTTTTTTCGCAATTTTATACTTTTTGCCCAGTTCTCCTGTGCCGATGGAGTGGTGTATCCCAATATCGTT
- a CDS encoding ferritin has translation MISEKLQKAINEQITAEMWSANLYLAMSFYFEKEGFSGFAHWMKKQSQEEMGHAYAMADYIIKRGGTATVDKIDVVPNGWGTPLEVFEHAYKHECHVSALVDKLVDVAAAEKDKATQDFLWGFVREQVEEEATAQGIVDKIKKAGATGIFFVDSQLGQR, from the coding sequence ATGATTTCAGAAAAATTACAAAAGGCAATCAATGAACAGATTACAGCTGAGATGTGGTCCGCTAATCTGTATCTGGCAATGTCTTTCTACTTTGAGAAAGAAGGTTTCAGTGGATTTGCACATTGGATGAAGAAACAATCTCAAGAAGAGATGGGACATGCTTATGCTATGGCCGACTATATCATCAAACGTGGTGGAACCGCAACTGTTGACAAAATAGACGTAGTACCTAACGGCTGGGGCACTCCGCTGGAAGTATTCGAACATGCTTACAAGCACGAATGCCATGTTTCTGCCTTGGTAGACAAACTGGTTGACGTAGCTGCCGCTGAAAAAGATAAAGCAACCCAGGACTTCCTGTGGGGATTCGTTCGCGAACAGGTAGAAGAAGAAGCTACTGCACAGGGAATCGTTGATAAAATCAAGAAAGCCGGAGCTACAGGAATCTTCTTTGTTGACTCGCAATTGGGACAACGTTGA